The bacterium genome contains the following window.
CCATTGATTACATACAAAAGTTATCTCTCTTGAATGATTTAATATGCCTGCAATGTATTTTTTACCTATATCTGAAAGATTATATTTATCATTTTTATCAAAAAAGATATTTTTATCTCCTTTAAATAATGACTGGTGAACATGCATTCCACTTCCATTAACACCATATATTGGTTTTGGCATAAATGTTGCATAAAAACCATTCGCTTGTGCTACATCTTTTACCACCATCCTGTAGACCATAACAATATCTGCCATCTCTAATCCTTCTTTATATCTTAAATCAATTTCATGCTGACTTGGAGCACCTTCATGATGTGAATATTCAACATCTATACCCATTTTTTCTAATGTTAAAGCAATTTCTCCTCTAATGTTATTTCCAGCATCAAGTGTAGTTATATCAAAATATCCTCCTTCATCAAGTATTTGAGGGCCCTTGTCATCTTTAAAAATAAAAAATTCAAGTTCAGGACCAACATTATATGAAAAACCTTTTTCTTTTAGTTTTTTAAGTTGCCTCTTTAAAATATATCTTGAATCACCTTCATAAGGAGTTCTATCTGGATTTAAAATATCACATATCATTGCTGCTACACCTCTTTCTTTTGGCCCATAAGGAAGAATTGTGAAAGTAGTAGAATCAG
Protein-coding sequences here:
- a CDS encoding glutamine synthetase → DSTTFTILPYGPKERGVAAMICDILNPDRTPYEGDSRYILKRQLKKLKEKGFSYNVGPELEFFIFKDDKGPQILDEGGYFDITTLDAGNNIRGEIALTLEKMGIDVEYSHHEGAPSQHEIDLRYKEGLEMADIVMVYRMVVKDVAQANGFYATFMPKPIYGVNGSGMHVHQSLFKGDKNIFFDKNDKYNLSDIGKKYIAGILNHSREITFVCNQWVNSYKRLVPGYEAPVYICWARRNRSSLVRIPMYKPGKEKSTRIEFRSPDPACNPYLSFACMSAAGMRGVENNYQLPEPLERDVYHLTDEEMEQLNIKCLPGSLIEAIEVAEESKFLKEVLGDHIYNNLITAKKIEWDMYRQQVTDFEIKTYFPTL